Proteins encoded within one genomic window of Triticum aestivum cultivar Chinese Spring chromosome 2D, IWGSC CS RefSeq v2.1, whole genome shotgun sequence:
- the LOC123052423 gene encoding probable protein phosphatase 2C 64 — MGNCAARGDTAVTAAGAGGEDGKRRRRRWKAPREDQLGTVPGRIFSNDGRSRTASVFTQQGRKGINQDAMLIWDGFGGEEDGVLCGVFDGHGPHGHLVARRVRDSLPLRLMSAARASPKTGLDMPAAAWRKAFARAYKAMDKDLRSHPALDSFCSGSTAVTVLKLGSDLYMANIGDSRAVLGSRDAAAGGMAAVQLTVDLKPDVPSEAERIKKCRGRVFALQDEPEVPRVWLPFDDAPGLAMARAFGDFCLKDYGVISVPEFFHWPLTDKDQFVILASDGVWDVLSNQEAVDIVSSSPSRSKAARTLVEAANREWKTKYPTSRTDDCAVVCLYLDGKMDHERDSTASMDNISIEDDSVADPNEAQEQQEPALTRNFTVRTVPGSAQEKALAGADAKVSGGADDHNWSGLDGVTRVNSLVQLPRFSEEKAVS; from the exons ATGGGGAACTGCGCGGCGAGGGGGGACACGGCAGTCACggcggccggcgcgggcggcgaggacgggaagaggcggcggaggaggtggaAGGCGCCGCGGGAGGACCAGCTGGGGACGGTCCCCGGGCGGATCTTCTCCAACGACGGCCGCAGCCGCACCGCCTCCGTCTTCACGCAGCAGGGCCGCAAGGGGATCAACCAGGACGCCATGCTCATCTGGGAT GGGttcggcggggaggaggacggcgTGCTGTGCGGGGTGTTCGACGGCCACGGGCCGCACGGCCACCTGGTAGCGCGCAGGGTGCGCGACTCGCTGCCGCTCAGGCTCATGTCCGCCGCGCGCGCCTCGCCCAAGACCGGGCTGGACATGCCGGCCGCCGCCTGGAGGAAGGCCTTCGCGCGCGCCTACAAGGCCATGGACAAGGACCTCCGCTCCCACCCCGCCCTCGACAGCTTCTGCAGCGGCAGCACCGCCGTCACCGTCCTCAAGCTC GGCTCGGACCTTTACATGGCCAACATCGGGGACTCGCGCGCTGTCCTAGGCTCCAGagacgccgccgccggcggcatGGCGGCTGTGCAGCTCACCGTTGACCTCAAGCCTGACGTCCCCA GCGAGGCGGAGCGGATCAAGAAGTGCAGGGGCAGGGTGTTCGCGCTGCAGGACGAGCCGGAGGTGCCGAGGGTGTGGCTCCCGTTCGACGACGCGCCGGGCCTGGCCATGGCGCGGGCGTTCGGGGACTTCtgcctcaaggactacggcgtcatcTCGGTGCCGGAGTTCTTCCACTGGCCTCTCACGGACAAGGACCAGTTCGTCATCCTCGCATCCGACGGG GTGTGGGATGTCCTGAGCAACCAAGAGGCTGTTGACATAGTGTCCTCATCCCCAAGTCGGTCAAAGGCGGCAAGGACTCTTGTCGAGGCAGCTAACCGTGAATGGAAAACCAAGTACCCAACATCCAGGACCGATGACTGCGCGGTCGTTTGCTTATATTTGGATGGCAAAATGGACCATGAGCGTGATTCGACCGCGTCCATGGATAACATCAGCATTGAGGATGATTCAGTCGCAGATCCTAACGAAGCGCAGGAGCAACAGGAGCCCGCCTTAACCCGCAATTTCACAGTTAGGACAGTCCCGGGGAGCGCTCAGGAGAAAGCCTTGGCGGGCGCAGACGCCAAGGTTTCCGGTGGAGCCGATGATCACAACTGGTCGGGCCTCGATGGGGTGACGCGGGTGAACTCGCTCGTTCAGCTTCCCAGGTTCTCCGAGGAGAAGGCGGTCAGTTGA